The genomic DNA AAGTGGCAAAAACAATGTGTTGGAGATCATGTTGGAAGATGCCAATAGACTCATAAAATATCATCTGACCAAGGAGAAAACTCTGATTGAGGGTGAGTTTTTGTCCTTTCATTAGAAACCTGGAAGTAAGCATTCGTTTATGGTGACATTTTTacaacagtgtttgtttttgaagattTATGATCCTTGAGGTGTTTGAATTGGTGTTTGTATGTCTCCCTCTGCTGGTGATTTTGCATTAAAGTGTACAAATAAGCTGATATATAAGAGATAATctaatttattagttttaattgattaatttaaaagacagcttgttatatttttatacagtacTCCTGTCATTTTTATAGTACATAAAGTCATTAGTTGTATTAATGTTTTGTccctcataaaacattttttttaactgtacatATGTATGGTACCTAAAAATCATCTGttgcagagagagacagtctTCTTGTCAGTGTGAACAGACTGCAGCAGACTCTGCAGGAGCAGTGTAACctcagaggtaaaaaaaaaaataccccagGATATTTTCAATACTCAAATCAATCTTTttcaggctgaagacctatatGCATGAATAATACTAAACGTTCCTGTAGCACAGGCAGGGTATCTGCGGGCtgttaaaaagtcttaaaacgtctaataatttgaatttaaggcctCAAAAGGGctaaaattctcttaaaatctcataaaatgtcGATTGTTAATAACGCAATAGCAATACTGCAATGGTAATTTACATTTAGTAAAGTATAAATGCGGATGAAGGATTTTGTTCATGTTGTAGTGGAGAATGAGAGACTGAAGAACGATATGGCTGACCTGAAACGACAGAATGAGAAGACAGCAGAGGTAAGAAGTGAGGAAGTCATTTAAAGTAAATTGAATAGAACAGTTGAACTGTTTCCATGGCGTGTGTGGACAATGTAATGTTCTGTTGTCTGATGTCTGTTTCTGTGACGTAAATGTTGTGTTTagagacatttatttaacaatgtAGTTTGTACACAATAGCTAGTCTACTGTGCAGCTCCCACAATATAAGTAAGAGAAGCTCTGAATCAATCAAGCTACACTCagtttttataacagaaatgtaatataaaatgtatgttttgattTACAAGAGTTTACAAGAATTTACAAGAGAGAAAAGTTGtacttttttaatatgtattctatttctactatttttaataaaagtacAACTGATAATTGATCGAAACATTGGTcctcagcagtggtggaaagtaactaagtacatttactcaaatgcTGCacgtacaattttgaggtacttgtactttacttgagtatttccattttatgtaactttatacttctactccactacattttaaggcaatTATTGTACcgtttactccactacatttagctgaagaagaagaaatagatgcatttttttcagttttttccccCCCGATTACTCTTAACCCttgcttttaatcaagtttaagtggacatcttgcaaaaaacaaaattttatttatatttttaatttattttattatatttttaatttattttattctattgttgcactgtgtttatgtattttagtattttagtttttaccgtatttcctgcaactgtgctatctgtacagcactttggtcaaccccggttgttttaaatgtgctctataaataaagtttgacttgacttgacttgacttaaattgaattactgtGCCATTTGACATCACATTTATCAGTTGATTTTTTTATCCGtaattgtgcatttttactAATATTTTAAAGCTTGTTGGTGTCTTTCAATACCTTATAATTAATAAGCAAATTCCAAATGTTTGCTTAAAAGTACTTTCAACTCAAGCATCAGTCGGCGGTGTGTGTCATCAGGACGGAGAGGCTGAGCTCCAGCAGCTGATCAGTGAAATGAGAgcagaggcagacagacaccAGAGGGAGCTAGAGACTGTCAGGCAGCAGGGcaggagagaggtggaggacGCCCACAAAGAGGCTTTCAATCAGTGTAAGGCCAAAACAATAACCATTTTTCACTGACACTTTATCAAAGTAACATTGTGAGAGTTTAGTTACAATAACAATGGTGTAACAGCAAACACTGGACTATTAATGACTGTTGTTTGAACGTCCTGTTTTGGttccaaaataattttaaaaattaaagttgTGCACATATCCATGATGTTACCTGACCATCAAATGGACATCCTGCCTCTAGCAATGTCAAAATAGGTCTCTACGACAACGGGCATACTCAGCAACAAATTTAGTCAAAATGTTCACACACAGTGTGGAAATCATAATAACTGGAAATAATAATGCTAAATCCTGGTTTTGCTGTCTGCATGACAGAGGATATGAACTCCAATCTCCATGTGACAGTGCATATCTCTTTCAGTTTACTCTGATATCTATACTCTGTGACCTGACTTTTTGGCAATCCTCAAAGCAATACTtctaatatacaataaatacagcTTGAATAATGACATGTGGCTCTTTTAAACACTGCAGGCTTAAAACCACAAGACATAAAGATATTTTTCATGTAGTTGAAATAACGCTTAAAGAGATAGTTTGAGATTTTGGATATTAAGTTAACAGTTAACAGGGAAACCACATGTACACTAAAATGTCACCAATTCCACAAAACAACGGTCCTCGTGCATATCAGAAACCaactttttactatttttttcactattttgttttttgagaaaaagccaaatatttaatgtatttacgTAGAATGGCCGTCATCTGATGACAACCAAATAAATTGTCAATTGTCAATCAAATAGCAGTAATATTATTAACACTCAAGTTCTGtatttaagtgcaattttgaggtacttgtactttacttgagtatttccattttatgtaactttatagttctacttcactacattttttggcaaataatgtacattttactccactaaatttagctgacagctttagttactttacaggttgagattgaacaaaaaacatgatacatttaaagtgattagactctttttttttttttttaagtaaacctcataacagtatgttaagtagttaaaatgagccctatcttagGGAAATTAAATTGGTGATcagtacaaataatctaataatatatttagaatagtgtgagtgggtccattctacataacaagtacttttacttttgatactttaagtacattttgatgctgatacttttgtacttttacttcagtaagtttcgaatgcaggacttttacttgtagtggattaATTTCAGACCACCATTGGATATGGAAACATGTCACCATGTTGCCATCCACTGATAACTGTGGTGCAGTTTTTGGCGTCTAACTGGGACCGTTGTTGCCCAGGGACACAATGTCACTGTCCGAGCAACGTTTGCTGGGTATATTAAGGAGTAACCTATGTTTGTCCTGGgcctgttgttgtgttgtttcctGGCAGTGGAAGCTAAAGATGCTGAAGTACAGAATCTGCTGGAGCAGAAGGATGTGGATCTGGAGGAGCTGAGGAAGAGGCtgaaggagcaggagagggagaggcaAAGCGAGCTCCTAAAGTTACAGATGGAGGTACATTTAGATTTAAAGCTCCCTCCCAGGAGTGATTTTATTCAATGAAAAATATCAAGAATGtacttttttagtaactttttgAGTTTAACCCTTGTCCATCCCTTTAAAGAAGTTGTTCGGAGGATCCTTAgagaataaaaatatgaattattttctgtatactAAAAGCTAGGGGAATTATTTTCAATTTCTGGGGTTTGTAAATATTTCGCAAACAACActgattttgatacatttaatttttccaataacataaaggaaaaaaatgtgatactTAAGTGAATACTTTTTGTTTGAGTGCATGATTTGATGCTGAAATTTTGCTTTTAATGATTTTCAATGTTTGTTCTTAAGGGTCTGactgtgtattttattatgaTGAGTTCATTATAGACTTATTGTTGGAGCTGAGGTTGAACTGTGCATTAACATaaccaaaatgattgaaaatgttcaaattaaaatgacaaaaatgccCCTAGTGATGCACAAAATCTTATAAAGCTTTATAACACTGTTataaatttgattatttttcatgCATGGACACCATAACATTGTTTATATCAGTTCTGAATATTTTCAGGCAAGATCTGTGAAATAAGCAAGAAATGATTTCAAGATAAAATACAactttgattttgttttgagtTGCCAGTTTCAGCATCTCTCTGACCTTGTTGGTGTtttgctttgtgtgttttggcagTTTGGTGCAAAGTTAGCCAGAGTTCAGAGTACAGCTCAGTGCaaccaacagcagcaacaacaacagcacagcTCCCACCTTCTTCCACAGAGCGTCTTCAAGAGGGTGAGCAGCTCAGTCTGTAACTTTTACACTATAGAAGTTTATGTGGTGGGTTTTATCAAATAGTTGGTTTGGTTTTTACGGGTGTGAATGCTCAAACAAACTCTGGTTTACTGAAAAACTGGGGTCTCGGTTAATTTCCAAGTGCACCAGAATTTGGTTCGCTGCAGGTAAGAACGCAGTCTGAACTACAGGAAGGAAGTGAACCACAACACAGTGCATTCTGGGTTGAAGGTGGGTGAAATTTTGAGaatcaacaccaggcaaggTAGTAGCTGGCCTAAAAATTGTCTCGTGGACAAACTTGGTCTAATGATGAAGTAGTGGCCCTTACTGGAAATAGGCTCAGACAATCACATAACACAGTTGCTTGTGGCTACACACGAAAACAACAAAGTCATCAAATGACTTAGCGACTGAATGGTGGCTACTAGATTCATTGCACAGCAGATTATTGcagtaaaagtgaaaaaactcaGCCATCAATAGATTAAAGTCTCCGACTTGCTTTGAAGAAGTGTCAGCTCTTTTTAGAGGCCCACAAtgcgattttatcctgatacttgagtcttgatacgatattattgcaatttaaagcattttgcaatatggtgagtattgagatacaatatattatgatttaactgtttaactgcattttgtgtccacaaaattaaattcagtcaagaattgttttgtccaataacagaaaattctcagtgtattcatctcacttcagtctttttatttctccacaatgagagtcaaacccacagactgaccaacaaagtattcagtcaaactgaactgaactgatatcaaacatgtatggccggcaacaactgcagcattttatcaaactttcctcaacttcaagcttcactgctctgaatttttttgaatgaacgATAAAAACTTTGCAGCATCATTTCggcaacttcccaacacgatatctTGAcccacatggtgcctatagattagATCTTCTATTAGATCTTCTATCTATCTTTCATTTGATACcggtatctccagtatattcctaaaagtgaaatACGGCTtccagaaaacagtgaaaatactgCTCTGTCGaaacgctaaatatcaatacttgacGGCAATGGATCAGTAtgatattgccacgcaaaatatcgtgatactatgctgtatttatttttcccccacctctagctCTTCCCCttacatattctgtccaatagacGAAGGATATTTGTTAACAATGCTTAGTGTGCTCGGTGAAGCAGAGTATGgaagcaaaccaaaccaaatgaaaGATGCAACAATGTTGCAACTTCACCACTGAATCACAAGACTTTATATGTGACAGCGACCTCAGTGATGCTACTGATGTTTGGTCCTGGAAGGTTTGGGTTCGGCACTTTGTATCCTTTGCATGCAAACCTCCGCTGAGGACAAAGCAAATTTGATTAGATTTGACCTGCATGTCTCATCCTATTATTCCCCACCTTCTAAAGCCATTATCAGACTTGGCATTAAGTGATCAGACcaagacagacaaagagacagctGTAAGTACGTCAGTTCACACCTGGCAGAGTTCGTCTCGGTCCCCACATGCGCCTTTCGTGACCACTTGTGATTGGATCTCGCTTACCTGCTCTATATGCAAATGAACACGGagtaaacatgtggttaacgtACGAAGGTTGTGACGTAAGATAACTGGAATGTCAATTGTGTCACCTAACATATTATTCGTTTTAGCTCTTAGTGGTTTCTGTGACATGAGGAAATGCAGCAGCATAGATTCATTTACACAATAGGAAGCACACCACAGTCATTTACTAAGTGCAGCCCTTCACAAGATTCACTGAATAAGAGATTTAGAATCAGTGGGTGGTTTTATGGGTCATCACTGGGCAGTTCAATACTGGGAAATGTGATGCATGTCATGTTTACATTGCTTCTTTCTAGTACTGAGTGTGGATTAATTGTGTCCTCAGAAGCTGCAGTTCTTCcaggaggagaaaaacaagGAGATTGTGGCTCTGCGTCAGAGAATCAAAGAGCTGGAAGAGAACCAACGTGTAGGCGTCTTCAATGATAACCGCCTGAAGAAGAGAAAGATGTAGTTTGTCTAAAGACTAGAAGCTGCAGGACTGTCAGCTCTGCAGGTGCATCAATCGTCTGACTTCCCAAAGGCCA from Centropristis striata isolate RG_2023a ecotype Rhode Island chromosome 19, C.striata_1.0, whole genome shotgun sequence includes the following:
- the LOC131992628 gene encoding coiled-coil domain-containing protein 152-like, which translates into the protein MTKSTCVNLDRFMDEFTQLEQKITEVSGKNNVLEIMLEDANRLIKYHLTKEKTLIEERDSLLVSVNRLQQTLQEQCNLRVENERLKNDMADLKRQNEKTAEDGEAELQQLISEMRAEADRHQRELETVRQQGRREVEDAHKEAFNQLEAKDAEVQNLLEQKDVDLEELRKRLKEQERERQSELLKLQMEFGAKLARVQSTAQCNQQQQQQQHSSHLLPQSVFKRKLQFFQEEKNKEIVALRQRIKELEENQRVGVFNDNRLKKRKM